From the Pongo pygmaeus isolate AG05252 chromosome X, NHGRI_mPonPyg2-v2.0_pri, whole genome shotgun sequence genome, one window contains:
- the ZNF157 gene encoding zinc finger protein 157 isoform X1 yields the protein MPANGTSPQRFPALIPGEPGRSFEGSVSFEDVAVDFTRQEWHRLDPAQRTMHKDVMLETYSNLASVGLCVAKPEMIFKLERGEELWILEEESSGHGYSGSLSLLCGNGSVGDNALRHDNDLLHHQKIQTLDQNVEYNGCRKAFHEKTGFVRRKRTPRGDKNFECHECGKAYCRKSNLVEHLRIHTGERPYECGECAKTFSARSYLIAHQKTHTGERPFECNECGKSFGRKSQLILHTRTHTGERPYECTECGKTFSEKATLTIHQRTHTGEKPYECSECGKTFSVKISLTQHHRTHTGEKPYECGECGKNFRAKKSLNQHQRIHTGEKPYECGECGKFFRMKMTLNNHQRTHTGEKPYQCNECGKSFRVHSSLGIHQRIHTGEKPYECNECGNAFYVKARLIEHQRMHSGEKPYECSECGKIFSMKKSLCQHRRTHTGEKPYECSECGNAFYVKVRLIEHQRIHTGERPFECQECGKAFCRKAHLTEHQRTHVGWSWHCRMKKASR from the exons GGGTCCGTGTCATTCGAGGATGTGGCTGTGGATTTCACCCGACAGGAGTGGCACAGACTGGACCCTGCTCAGAGGACCATGCACAAGGATGTGATGCTGGAGACCTACAGCAACCTGGCATCTGTGG GCCTCTGCGTGGCCAAACCAGAGATGATCTTCAAGTTGGAGCGAGGAGAAGAGCTGTGGATATTAGAGGAGGAATCCTCAGGCCATGGTTACTCAG gatctcTCTCACTGCTGTGTGGCAATGGTTCTGTTGGGGATAATGCCCTCAGGCATGATAATGACCTTCTTCACCATCAGAAGATTCAAACATTGGATcaaaatgttgaatataatggatGCAGGAAAGCCTTCCATGAGAAAACAGGCTTTGTTAGACGTAAAAGAACACCCAGAGGAGATAAAAACTTTGAATGTcatgaatgtgggaaagcttaCTGTAGGAAATCAAACCTTGTTGAACATCTGAGAATACACACAGGAGAGAGACCCTATGAATGCGGTGAATGTGCAAAAACCTTCAGTGCAAGATCATACCTCATTGCTCATCAGAAAACTCACACAGGGGAGAGGCCCtttgaatgtaatgaatgtgggaaatctTTTGGCAGGAAGTCACAGCTCATCCTACATACAAGAACACACACTGGAGAGAGACCCTATGAATGTACtgaatgtgggaaaacctttTCTGAGAAGGCAACCCTCACGATTcatcagagaactcacacaggggagaaaccctatgaatgtagtGAGTGTGGGAAAACATTTAGTGTAAAGATATCCCTTACCCAACACCACAGAactcacacaggggagaaaccttatgaatgtgGGGAGTGTGGGAAAAACTTCCGTGCAAAGAAATCCCTAAATCAGCATCAAAGAATTCACACAGGTGAGAAACCCTATGAGTGTGGTGAATGTGGGAAATTCTTCCGAATGAAGATGACTCTCAATAATcatcagagaactcacacaggtgaaaagCCCTATcagtgtaatgaatgtgggaaatctTTCAGGGTGCACTCATCTCTTGGGATccatcagagaattcacacaggagagaaaccttacGAATGTAATGAGTGTGGTAATGCTTTCTATGTGAAAGCACGCCTAATTGAACATCAGAGGATGCATTCAGGAgagaaaccatatgaatgtaGTGAATGTGGGAAAATCTTCAGTATGAAGAAATCCCTCTGTCAACACCGGAGAactcacacaggagagaaaccttatgaatgtagTGAATGTGGAAATGCCTTCTATGTGAAAGTACGCCTCATTGAACATCAGCGAATTCACACAGGAGAGAGACCCTTTGAGTGTCaagaatgtgggaaagctttcTGCCGGAAAGCACACCTCACAGAACATCAGAGAACTCACGTAGGCTGGTCCTGGCATTGTAGAATGAAGAAAGCCTCTCGCTGA
- the ZNF157 gene encoding zinc finger protein 157 isoform X2: protein MIFKLERGEELWILEEESSGHGYSGSLSLLCGNGSVGDNALRHDNDLLHHQKIQTLDQNVEYNGCRKAFHEKTGFVRRKRTPRGDKNFECHECGKAYCRKSNLVEHLRIHTGERPYECGECAKTFSARSYLIAHQKTHTGERPFECNECGKSFGRKSQLILHTRTHTGERPYECTECGKTFSEKATLTIHQRTHTGEKPYECSECGKTFSVKISLTQHHRTHTGEKPYECGECGKNFRAKKSLNQHQRIHTGEKPYECGECGKFFRMKMTLNNHQRTHTGEKPYQCNECGKSFRVHSSLGIHQRIHTGEKPYECNECGNAFYVKARLIEHQRMHSGEKPYECSECGKIFSMKKSLCQHRRTHTGEKPYECSECGNAFYVKVRLIEHQRIHTGERPFECQECGKAFCRKAHLTEHQRTHVGWSWHCRMKKASR, encoded by the exons ATGATCTTCAAGTTGGAGCGAGGAGAAGAGCTGTGGATATTAGAGGAGGAATCCTCAGGCCATGGTTACTCAG gatctcTCTCACTGCTGTGTGGCAATGGTTCTGTTGGGGATAATGCCCTCAGGCATGATAATGACCTTCTTCACCATCAGAAGATTCAAACATTGGATcaaaatgttgaatataatggatGCAGGAAAGCCTTCCATGAGAAAACAGGCTTTGTTAGACGTAAAAGAACACCCAGAGGAGATAAAAACTTTGAATGTcatgaatgtgggaaagcttaCTGTAGGAAATCAAACCTTGTTGAACATCTGAGAATACACACAGGAGAGAGACCCTATGAATGCGGTGAATGTGCAAAAACCTTCAGTGCAAGATCATACCTCATTGCTCATCAGAAAACTCACACAGGGGAGAGGCCCtttgaatgtaatgaatgtgggaaatctTTTGGCAGGAAGTCACAGCTCATCCTACATACAAGAACACACACTGGAGAGAGACCCTATGAATGTACtgaatgtgggaaaacctttTCTGAGAAGGCAACCCTCACGATTcatcagagaactcacacaggggagaaaccctatgaatgtagtGAGTGTGGGAAAACATTTAGTGTAAAGATATCCCTTACCCAACACCACAGAactcacacaggggagaaaccttatgaatgtgGGGAGTGTGGGAAAAACTTCCGTGCAAAGAAATCCCTAAATCAGCATCAAAGAATTCACACAGGTGAGAAACCCTATGAGTGTGGTGAATGTGGGAAATTCTTCCGAATGAAGATGACTCTCAATAATcatcagagaactcacacaggtgaaaagCCCTATcagtgtaatgaatgtgggaaatctTTCAGGGTGCACTCATCTCTTGGGATccatcagagaattcacacaggagagaaaccttacGAATGTAATGAGTGTGGTAATGCTTTCTATGTGAAAGCACGCCTAATTGAACATCAGAGGATGCATTCAGGAgagaaaccatatgaatgtaGTGAATGTGGGAAAATCTTCAGTATGAAGAAATCCCTCTGTCAACACCGGAGAactcacacaggagagaaaccttatgaatgtagTGAATGTGGAAATGCCTTCTATGTGAAAGTACGCCTCATTGAACATCAGCGAATTCACACAGGAGAGAGACCCTTTGAGTGTCaagaatgtgggaaagctttcTGCCGGAAAGCACACCTCACAGAACATCAGAGAACTCACGTAGGCTGGTCCTGGCATTGTAGAATGAAGAAAGCCTCTCGCTGA